A window from Festucalex cinctus isolate MCC-2025b chromosome 12, RoL_Fcin_1.0, whole genome shotgun sequence encodes these proteins:
- the exoc5 gene encoding exocyst complex component 5 → MATTAQLFEEPFDADEYIERLAWRTPGGGSKGGAEAFDPKRLLEEFENHIEELKQLDEKIQRRVEKLEHQCHREAKEFAHKVQDLQRSNQVAFQHFQELDEHISYVATKVCHLGDQLEGVNTPRQRAVEAQRLMTYFNEFLDGDLRSDVFNNPEKIKEAADIIQKLHLIAQELPFDRFADVKAKIASKYHDLERQLIQEFTAAQRRGEIGRMREVAAVLLHFKGYAHCVDVYIKQCQEGAYIRNDVFEDTAVLCQRVNKQVGEVFSSPETVMAKLIQNIFENKLQAHVREKLDNTRHSDVEQYLKNLYDLYTRTTVLATKLGEFNLGSDKHTFLSKLIKSIFSSYLESYIDMEKDYLRTRGAMILQRYYDSKNHQKRPIGTGSIQELKERIRQRTNLPLGPSIDTHGETFLSPELVVNLLQETRHAFERCHRLSDPADLPKNAFVIFLLLVEHLCVDHIDYALEIGLSAIPSSDAKNANLYFLDVVQQANSIFHLFDKQFNDQLMPLISSSPKLAECLHKKKEVIEQMEVKLDTGIDRTLNCMVGQMKHILATEQKKTDFKPEDENNVMIQYTTACAKVCAYVSRQVEHVRKSMDGKNVDTVLTELGVRFHRLIHEHLQQYNYSSMGGMLAICDVAEYRRCAKDFRVPLVLQLFDTLHALCNLLVVAPDNLKQVCSGEQLTNLERNLLHAFVQLRVDYRSARLGRHFS, encoded by the exons ATGGCGACGACTGCTCAGCTTTTCGAG GAGCCCTTTGATGCAGATGAGTACATAGAGAGATTGGCCTGGAGGACTCCCGGCGGAGGTTCAAAAGGAGGAGCTGAAGCATTCGACCCAAAACG GTTGTTGGAGGAGTTTGAGAACCACATTGAAGAGCTGAAACAACTGGATGAGAAGATACAGCGGCGGGTGGAGAAGTTGGAGCATCAATGTCACCGTGAAGCTAAAGAATTTGCCCACAAAGTGCAGGATCTGCAGAGGAGCAACCAG GTGGCCTTCCAGCATTTTCAGGAGCTTGACGAGCACATCAGTTACGTGGCAACCAAAGTGTGTCACCTGGGCGATCAGCTCGAAGGTGTGAACACTCCGCGACAACGCGCCGTCGAAGCTCAGCGTCTGATGACCTACTTCAACGAGTTCTTGGATGGGGATCTGCGTAGCGATGTCTTCAATAACCCAGAGAAG ATTAAGGAGGCTGCTGATATCATTCAGAAGCTGCATCTCATTGCCCAGGAGCTGCCGTTCGACAG ATTTGCAGACGTCAAAGCCAAAATTGCAA GTAAGTACCACGACCTGGAGCGACAGCTAATCCAGGAGTTCACCGCTGCCCAGCGCAGGGGAGAGATTGGACGAATGCGGGAGGTGGCAGCAGTTCTCCTACATTTCAAG GGCTATGCTCACTGTGTAGATGTCTACATCAAACAGTGTCAGGAA GGTGCTTACATAAGGAATGATGTGTTTGAAGACACAGCAGTCCTCTGCCAACGCGTCAACAAACAGGTGGGCGAGGTCTTCAGCAGCCCGGAGACCGTCATGGCCAAATTGATCCAGAACATCTTTGAAAACAAATTAcag GCCCATGTCAGGGAAAAACTGGATAACACACGGCACTCTGATGTAGAACAGTACCTCAAAAACCTGTATGACCTTTACACAAG AACCACAGTGTTGGCCACCAAACTCGGCGAGTTCAACCTGGGCTCTGACAAGCACACTTTTCTGTCCAAGCTCATAAAGAGCATCTTCTCCTCCTACCTGGAAAGTTACATTGACATGGAGAAGGACTACCTACGCACTCGCGGCGCCATGATTCTCCAGCGTTACTATGACTCCAAGAACCACCAGAAACGTCCGATTGGCACCGGCAG TATCCAAGAACTGAAGGAGCGGATCAGACAACGCACTAATCTACCACTGGGCCCGAGTATCGACACCCATGGGGAGACGTTTCTATCTCCGGAATTGGTGGTCAACCTGCTGCAGGAAACACGGCATGCCTTTGAGAGATGCCACAGG CTTTCAGATCCTGCCGACCTGCCCAAGAATGCCTTCGTAATCTTCCTGCTGCTGGTCGAGCATCTGTGTGTGGATCACATCGACTATGCTTTGGAGATCGGCCTCTCGG CAATTCCCTCTTCAGATGCCAAGAATGCCAACTTGTACTTCCTGGATGTGGTCCAACAGGCAAACTCTATCTTTCACTTGTTTGACAAGCAGTTCAACGACCAGCTTATGCCTCTAATAAG TTCATCTCCAAAGTTGGCCGAGTGTTTGCACAAGAAGAAAGAAGTGATTGAACAAATGGAAGTGAAACTGGACACGGGAATAGACAG AACGCTAAACTGCATGGTGGGACAAATGAAGCACATCTTGGCAACAGAACAGAAGAAGACTGATTTCAAGCCAGAGGACGAGAATAACGTCATGATCCAGTACACTACA GCTTGTGCCAAGGTCTGTGCCTACGTCAGCCGGCAGGTGGAACATGTACGCAAGTCCATGGATGGCAAGAATGTGGACACGGTGTTGACGGAGTTGGGTGTCCGCTTCCACCGGCTCATTCACGAGCACCTGCAGCAGTACAACTACAGCTCCATGGGCGGCATGCTGGCCATCTGCGACGTGGCTGAATACCGACGGTGCGCCAAGGACTTCCGG GTGCCTCTGGTGCTGCAGCTCTTCGACACGCTGCACGCCCTGTGTAACCTCCTGGTCGTCGCCCCCGACAACCTGAAGCAGGTGTGTTCAGGCGAGCAGCTCACCAACCTGGAGCGCAACCTCCTGCACGCTTTCGTCCAGCTGCGCGTGGACTACCGTTCGGCCCGACTGGGTCGCCACTTTAGCTAA
- the ap5m1 gene encoding AP-5 complex subunit mu-1: MSFRALWIITHDKGENASVRFSRRFATVEHRAKILGGSLYVAVPEDSSVLRLLLTELGLSDPHKPFVLLRDDCRRCPKTPAFELRVGPGEETLWPVVVVTHGPLILACLGLVDVPLEPRPPLANLLSVSQGITFLLGLQNFLLGSGGKLDNEVLASRLATLPSVLLQVCPFGTPLDVPSVAALAASTAPAGNQKQPAWKTGFHRGRAVVNTALTETVRSMQYGDPSRQDTWDVYGTLMCKCEVEGVLPDVTVTLTLPPNGSPLQDILVHHCVTSLDSSILTACSVDNSDSSSFSGPYKFPFSPPLEPFRLCGYTSQVPVPPILGSYQLKEEENHLLVSVTLKLHESVKNSFEYCEAHLPFFNRPQMGPVDVKVSSGHVDASKEKNLLTWNIGQKFPKSREVTMEGKISFTGPAAGPTDLICTDLTAYVKLNFKVPDTTLSGCCVDQHSVQVYSSTKPKIITCRELQSEDYFIWNSTSTAPICQMLL; the protein is encoded by the exons ATGAGTTTTCGGGCTTTGTGGATTATTACTCATGATAAAGGCGAAAATGCTTCAGTTCGTTTTTCAAG GAGGTTTGCTACAGTGGAGCATCGTGCAAAGATACTTGGAGGCTCCTTGTATGTTGCGGTTCCGGAAGACAGCTCCGTGCTCAGACTCCTGCTCACCGAGCTCGGCCTCTCAGACCCACACAAACCGTTCGTCCTTCTCCGAGATGACTGCCGTCGCTGTCCCAAGACGCCCGCTTTTGAGCTCCGCGTGGGCCCTGGCGAGGAAACGCTTTGGCCCGTGGTGGTCGTCACTCACGGACCTCTCATCTTAGCTTGCCTGGGTCTTGTGGATGTCCCCCTCGAGCCCCGTCCACCTCTCGCCAACCTGCTGTCCGTCTCGCAGGGCATCACATTTCTGCTTGGGTTGCAGAATTTTCTCCTGGGCTCAGGGGGTAAGCTCGACAATGAGGTGTTGGCCTCTCGCCTGGCAACGCTTCCGTCTGTGCTTCTGCAGGTTTGCCCTTTTGGTACACCTCTAGACGTGCCCTCTGTCGCGGCACTTGCCGCATCTACTGCGCCCGCCGGGAACCAGAAGCAGCCAGCCTGGAAGACGGGCTTTCACCGGGGTCGTGCTGTCGTGAATACAGCACTGACAGAAACTGTCCGCTCCATGCAATATGGTGACCCCAGTAGACAAGACACGTGGGACGTTTACGGCACACTGATGTGCAAA TGTGAAGTGGAGGGGGTTCTCCCAGATGTGACAGTGACCCTCACTCTGCCACCCAATGGGTCACCGCTGCAAGACATCCTGGTGCATCATTGTGTCACCTCACTGGATTCCAGTATCCTGACTGCATGTAGCGTCGACAACTCTGACAGCTCGTCCTTCTCCGGACCGTACAAGTTTCCCTTCTCGCCGCCTCTGGAGCCCTTCCGACTGTGCGGTTACACATCACAG GTGCCTGTTCCTCCCATCCTTGGGTCATATCAactaaaggaagaggaaaaccaCCTGCTTGTGTCAGTGACTCTGAAACTTCACGAGAGTGTGAAGAACAGTTTTGAGTATTGTGAAGCACACCTACCATTTTTCAACAG GCCTCAGATGGGTCCTGTGGATGTTAAAGTGAGCTCTGGACATGTGGACGCTTCCAAGGAGAAGAATCTACTGACATGGAACATTG GTCAAAAGTTTCCTAAATCTCGTGAAGTCACAATGGAAGGCAAGATCAGTTTTACAGGACCAGCAGCAGGACCTACTGACCTAATTTGTACAGACCTCACAGCCTACGTCAAA TTGAACTTCAAAGTGCCTGACACAACACTCTCTGGATGCTGTGTGGACCAACACTCAGTACAGGTGTATTCTTCCACAAAACCGAAAATAATAACTT GTCGGGAACTTCAATCTGAGGACTATTTCATATGGAATTCGACAAGTACTGCTCCCATATGCCAGATGTTGCTTTAG
- the slc35f4 gene encoding solute carrier family 35 member F4 isoform X2 — protein MKKHSARVAPLSSYSTQVLTCPISEGEDGLESHAETPGSETSAESHSYQTCTSTVLKVLGGLLMVLCISSSWVGTTQVVKLTFQSFSCPFFISWFSSNWNILFFPIYYSGHVVTTREKQTPIQKFRECSKLFGEEGMTLKLFVKRTAPFSILWTLTNYLYLMALKKLTATDVSALYCCHKAFVFLLSWIVLKDRFMGVRIVAAIMAITGIVMMAYADGFHGDSFVGVALAVGSASTSALYKVLFKMFLGSANLGEVAHFLSTMGFFNLIFISCVPLILYFTKVEQWGSLSSLPWGYMCGLAGLWLVFNILVHVGVVLTYPILISIGTLLSVPGNAAVDVLKHEVIFSMVRLAATCIICLGFLLLLLPEEWDSVTLRFLATIADKKSEDHGEELTESSMHTRSRSRANGAVSLPLA, from the exons ATGAAGAAGCACTCAGCCCGAGTGGCTCCTCTCAGCTCCTACAGCACTCAGGTCCTGACCTGCCCCATCTCTGAAG GAGAGGATGGTTTGGAGTCTCACGCCGAGACGCCTGGTAGTGAGACAAGTGCGGAGAGCCACTCATACCAGACATGCACCAGCACAGTGCTGAAGGTGCTTGGTGGCTTGCTGATGGTGCTTTGCATCTCCTCCTCCTGGGTGGGTACCACTCAGGTGGTCAAGCTGACCTTCCAGTCATTCTCCTGTCCTTTCTTCATATCCTGGTTCAGCAGCAACTGGAATATCCTCTTCTTTCCTATTTATTACTCTGGGCATGTGGTGACCACAAGGGAGAAGCAGACACCCATTCAAAAATTCAG AGAGTGCAGCAAGCTGTTTGGCGAAGAAGGGATGACTCTGAAGCTTTTTGTAAAGAGAACAGCACCGTTCTCCATCCTGTGGACGCTGACCAACTACTTGTACCTTATGGCCTTGAAGAAGCTGACCGCCACTGATGTCTCCGCCCTTTACTGCTGCCACAAGGCCTTCGTCTTTCTATTGTCCTGGATTGTCCTCAAGGACCGCTTCATGGGAGTCCGG ATTGTTGCTGCCATCATGGCCATCACAGGGATCGTCATGATGGCGTATGCTGATGGTTTCCATGGCGATTCCTTTGTGGGTGTGGCGCTGGCTGTGGGCTCCGCCTCAACTTCAGCTCTTTATAAG GTGCTGTTCAAGATGTTCCTGGGAAGTGCCAACCTTGGCGAAGTGGCTCATTTCCTTTCCACCATGGGATTCTTCAACCTCATCTTCATCTCCTGTGTGCCCCTCATCTTGTATTTTACCAAAGTAGAGCAATGGGGGTCGCTCTCCTCGCTGCCCTGGGGGTACATGTGTGGCCTGGCAGGACTGTGGCTAG TGTTCAACATTTTGGTTCACGTCGGTGTGGTCCTGACGTACCCCATTCTCATCTCCATAGGAACGCTACTCAGTGTACCAGGAAACGCAG CCGTGGATGTCCTGAAACACGAGGTGATCTTCAGCATGGTGCGCCTGGCGGCCACGTGCATCATCTGCCTGGGTTTCTTGCTGTTGCTGCTTCCAGAAGAGTGGGACTCGGTCACGTTACGTTTCCTGGCCACCATCGCAGACAAGAAGTCCGAGGATCACGGCGAGGAGCTCACCGAGTCCAGCATGCACACGAGAAGCCGCAGTCGAGCCAACGGCGCCGTCTCCCTCCCCTTAGCATGA
- the slc35f4 gene encoding solute carrier family 35 member F4 isoform X3, which yields MIKRSNKRIQCVSRWECSCCHGGKEGEDGLESHAETPGSETSAESHSYQTCTSTVLKVLGGLLMVLCISSSWVGTTQVVKLTFQSFSCPFFISWFSSNWNILFFPIYYSGHVVTTREKQTPIQKFRECSKLFGEEGMTLKLFVKRTAPFSILWTLTNYLYLMALKKLTATDVSALYCCHKAFVFLLSWIVLKDRFMGVRIVAAIMAITGIVMMAYADGFHGDSFVGVALAVGSASTSALYKVLFKMFLGSANLGEVAHFLSTMGFFNLIFISCVPLILYFTKVEQWGSLSSLPWGYMCGLAGLWLVFNILVHVGVVLTYPILISIGTLLSVPGNAAVDVLKHEVIFSMVRLAATCIICLGFLLLLLPEEWDSVTLRFLATIADKKSEDHGEELTESSMHTRSRSRANGAVSLPLA from the exons ATGATAAAAAGGTCTAATAAAAGGATTCAGTGCGTCAGTAGATGGGAGTGCAGCTGTTGCCATGGGGGCAAAGAAG GAGAGGATGGTTTGGAGTCTCACGCCGAGACGCCTGGTAGTGAGACAAGTGCGGAGAGCCACTCATACCAGACATGCACCAGCACAGTGCTGAAGGTGCTTGGTGGCTTGCTGATGGTGCTTTGCATCTCCTCCTCCTGGGTGGGTACCACTCAGGTGGTCAAGCTGACCTTCCAGTCATTCTCCTGTCCTTTCTTCATATCCTGGTTCAGCAGCAACTGGAATATCCTCTTCTTTCCTATTTATTACTCTGGGCATGTGGTGACCACAAGGGAGAAGCAGACACCCATTCAAAAATTCAG AGAGTGCAGCAAGCTGTTTGGCGAAGAAGGGATGACTCTGAAGCTTTTTGTAAAGAGAACAGCACCGTTCTCCATCCTGTGGACGCTGACCAACTACTTGTACCTTATGGCCTTGAAGAAGCTGACCGCCACTGATGTCTCCGCCCTTTACTGCTGCCACAAGGCCTTCGTCTTTCTATTGTCCTGGATTGTCCTCAAGGACCGCTTCATGGGAGTCCGG ATTGTTGCTGCCATCATGGCCATCACAGGGATCGTCATGATGGCGTATGCTGATGGTTTCCATGGCGATTCCTTTGTGGGTGTGGCGCTGGCTGTGGGCTCCGCCTCAACTTCAGCTCTTTATAAG GTGCTGTTCAAGATGTTCCTGGGAAGTGCCAACCTTGGCGAAGTGGCTCATTTCCTTTCCACCATGGGATTCTTCAACCTCATCTTCATCTCCTGTGTGCCCCTCATCTTGTATTTTACCAAAGTAGAGCAATGGGGGTCGCTCTCCTCGCTGCCCTGGGGGTACATGTGTGGCCTGGCAGGACTGTGGCTAG TGTTCAACATTTTGGTTCACGTCGGTGTGGTCCTGACGTACCCCATTCTCATCTCCATAGGAACGCTACTCAGTGTACCAGGAAACGCAG CCGTGGATGTCCTGAAACACGAGGTGATCTTCAGCATGGTGCGCCTGGCGGCCACGTGCATCATCTGCCTGGGTTTCTTGCTGTTGCTGCTTCCAGAAGAGTGGGACTCGGTCACGTTACGTTTCCTGGCCACCATCGCAGACAAGAAGTCCGAGGATCACGGCGAGGAGCTCACCGAGTCCAGCATGCACACGAGAAGCCGCAGTCGAGCCAACGGCGCCGTCTCCCTCCCCTTAGCATGA